The sequence below is a genomic window from Mytilus edulis chromosome 2, xbMytEdul2.2, whole genome shotgun sequence.
AGATTTTAActtgtatttttacatgtttgtTGTAATTGTTTTTCACATATgctgatttatatatatacatgcattaaccaatttattttttctcaagtatTTTTATGCATGTGTAAAAATAATCTCattgattttaaaactttttcttttTGAAAGAGATGTTCACCCAATCAGAATAAGACACTCGTCAGAGTATAGAAAGAACATATTAAATTCATTGTTTTCTCTCAAGTATAAAAAGGAGAAATTTGCGAATTGTATAGTACAACTGTACAAGAAACTCGCCAAACAAAAACGTTGTGATATTGAATAGTGACGATTTAAGCTCTTCAAACTTTACAATTTCATCATGCTTCTGAGGACagcaattgttttgttgttttctgttcTTGTCTGTTATAAACAAGGTAAATACTGTTTTTTTgtagaaattattttatttgtagaGGACAAAATGTGTTCCTTTCTTGTAAGTAATGAATAGATGAAAAGCTTTAGCAGGTGATGTTACCAGAAACATTGGAATGCGTTCGTTTGTAAAATTTGATGAGCTGAGAGTTAATGACTTTACTCTAGAGATTCATTGAAACTGATAAGCTTTTTAGCAGTAAGTTAATTCAAATGTAAAAAAGCTGTTCAAATTGTTAACTTACACACGGAAGTGTTTAAAAAGAGTATACCTAAGATATACTTtatagtttgtttattacaatttgaTAAAAGCAATACTAATTGAAATCCAGATTGTGGCTATGTATGCCACCTATGTCGTGTTGTTTTCGGGtaacattatcaaaaatataagCTCTTTAAAGTAAATGAAAGCGAGAGTTGAGTATAAAAAGGAACAATTTGGAGCGGTCAGAGTTGGCGGAAAATAAAACAACGAACATTATTCAAGTCTTTTGAATGCCTGCACCAAGTTAGAGATGAGACAGTTAATTTTCTCTCGTTTCCGTCGATTTCCCCTTTTTGAccacaaatctatgaaattatcTATATCTAAACATggtaattattttaaaagttttaacattttgtaagaTTTCACAGAAAGTGATTGGTTTCTAGCGAGGATGTTATAAATGTAGCAAACTGACAGTTTTGCAATTGGTACTGATAAAAATCATCACCAAGACACTATTTAAGTTGACATgttttacataattgttttttttttttaagtgaacTGTATGTGTTCATGGCCATGTAATTGGCAAGAGCGAACATTCTACAATGAAGCAGCCGATGTAGACCTTCTTGTTCCAAATGCATACCAATTAAAAATCGCACCTGCCACTGTTATAGAATGTTTGATAAGAGAAGGACCGTTCATTGTTAACAGGTAAGTGAAAAGCTTTTTCCAGTCGCGTTCATCTTTGTAAAAATCTAATTTCTATTTtatcgagaaaaaaaaacccgaCTTTAATTGACTTGTATGATAATTTTAAaccaaaataaataacaaaacaattcatttagaaaaaaagttgcACAGTAAATACACGGATATTGTAATTGATGATACATCATGGTTTTCTTTTTTCAGACGAGGTGCCAATAAAGACTTTTATAGATGTATAAAAATTAACGACGTGTGTAAGAACAGCTTTGTGGTGATAGAAACACCTCTAAGTAAGTTCAATTATCTAAAATGTAGTAAAGAAAAGAGAAATACAGAAACGATGTAGATATAAAGGGAAATATATTATAATAGATTTATTGTTTGGTGCTCAATTGCTGGTATCTGTTTTATGAAAATATCAGTTTCATTTGTCTGATTGTAATTGTATGTTATACTTTGAATTCTCTTACAATGCAGTGTGTCAGGTAACCCTTGGTTTCATCTTGTTTTGTATGGTTCTTTCtaaaggaataaatattacattaaatGATTATTTCTCGGTTTGTATTTTAGTAAATTTATTAGATTGTTTGATCTGTGttcaaacataataaaaatttggcatcaaaattatttcgaaaaataaaaatcagaaatGTGTCAATCATTCTTTTTTCTCCTTTCGTATTAACATAAAAAGAAACCTTCAAATCTTCTGTGGTTTACTTGATACATAATGTTCAAAAAACCATTATAAAGAACGATATATAAACCGGTTTCAAGATATTAAACTAActatcttttaaaagtattatcAACAGTTCTTTCTACAGTAACAAATTAACAGCAGAGATATTCTAATGTTTAATATTCAACATGAGGTGTCAATCAGATTTGGAGTCTTAAGATTCTAAAGATATAATGCAAAACCTTCAACCACGACCTTTTAAGTAATGCCAAtgatttttctacactttacaatAGAATACCTCCTACTCAattgaaaaatggaaaacaacgtCTCATTAAACGGGTAACAGCCTTTCTGTTCCATTACATCTACACAAATCGGAATCGTAGATACATATTCTTGCTTTAGGTCATGCGAAATCTTTCTTTGTAAATAATCGCGCTAATcatagaaaaaaagatattccgTTAATGGTAATTATAATCAAAATGATGGTTTGTTTCGACagcatatttgttgagtttggtgACAGAGAGTCAGTTTTTGTTTTTCAACTGTGTACTCCTATTGCCAACTTAATTTTGTTGTCATTTGAAGCAGAACTCGTACAAAGCCTTTACAAAGACAAAAATACATCTTTTAAAGAACTATAATGTCCATTCCACATAAATCGCTGATGTTTTGTCAATCAATAACCACATATGTGTGGGTGCTTGCATCTCATATTTCAAAGAAGTGTCTTAATTTCTACATAACGCTCGTGTAGGTTCACACTGTACGAATTGCATCACCCTTACACAAAAACTGCTTAGACTTGgttgttaaaaaaaagacaaaatcataTTTCAGAGTCTTTTCATGTCCCTTTTGTATATATTGATGATCTTCTGTTAACCAATCTTTACATTTCAGTGGGTACTTGCATCTCAGTTATCTCAGTCATTAATTACTCTCGTGCATTTTCACTTTTCGAACTTCATCAACGGGCATGTGATCCCTACAAAAAAATCTACTCCAACTGAGTCATAAGGTTATACGATTTAAATCGACGCTACATAAGTTTACGGTCATGATCACACATCGGTTAACCGATACAATGTTTCTATGTCTCCACTCAAAAGCGATATGTTTTCATTGTTTGGTATTATCTTTAGATACCAGAACAGTCGTATGATCTGTAAAATTACTGACTGTGTCCTATTACCTGTTGTGAAAGTTTGTTTGAGTGATAACCTTCACGGTGGGTCATACATGCACAGCAGGAGACGTTTATCCTGTCGACGCTTCCGATTTCGATCCTATTTGAACTTATGTGAATCTCTCAGTTTGTGTTTGTTAGCTTTATTTGTCGTCCctgtcgatttatgaatttcgaaaatCGATTATCagcaatatttttaagaatactCTAGCCAGCCCGTTAAACttcatttgatttttaaacatattgttttgttatattaaatATTTCGTATTCCAAATAATTACCAAATTAAATTTTATGGTGGTTTATTTTGTATCACAGTCAGACAGGATTTTCCTCCAAATTTGTGCGACATCTGTACTCCTGGAAATCTTACCAGCAAGCCACAAGTATGGGTCGGTAAGTACACTTTACATGTtatagtaaaacaaatattggaTCGCATTGTTAGGTCTCTAGTCTGTAGTCAAACGTTTTACAGGTACGACTGCAGACCAACATGGCACGAATACAGCCATTGACATAACATGATTTTACCAACTCCCTCGACACGATTATAATCgataattttcaaattacaagTTTTCATTTAAACCCGCCTAGAATCGAACTCACTACCACCTGCTCTCTACTTTTGAAACTTTACCGACACATTTCGATATAATAAATTTCAACACCACATGCAAATGTAACTGTAATATTAAGAGATATTTCCATCAATATTtatcaagaaaaaacaaaattaacctatattaaaaagaagatgtggtatgattgccattgacaCAACCGTccagaagagaccaaaatgacacagaaattaacaccaataggtcaacgtacggccttcaacatggagcaaaGCCCCTACCGAATAGTCAgttttaaaaggccccgaaattacaatgtaaagCAATTATGATGACCTAAAGTTGCTTTAATCTACGTCATTTAGACTGTGATCGaaagtggtctcattggcaattatatcacagtTCCTTGTTTGTTTATAGCTTACTCAAAAACTTTATAcacaaatataacaatatcatttTCAACACATTGTTTATATTGTAGAGCAATTATGCATAATAATGAACATTGTGTTTTCTCTCCCTATTAAACTAATCATAGATTTTCTTTTGAACAGAGAATCGACGTTcctattttaattattgtttcaGCAAAAGAGAACACTTGTGAGTATGGTTCCGTACacttaaggtttttttttcatgaataattaCTACAGAATTCCAGAAGTTATCTAAGTATTGATAAAGATTTTCTTAACAATGTACACGTCTTGAAAATAATCTGTATATtgtgcattttgttttatattaagtACAAATCAATAATAAGTCAATAAATAACATCgttgtatgataaaaaaaaaaccaaaaccctTAGACATTGCGTCAATAAAAGTGACCGTGTCGTGTCgttctatttttataaattttgtaaagtattttttaaaatttttcccCCTTTGAAAAAAACCATCAAGGTGTAgcataaatttaaaaacaacttttgctattatttgttttgttagaTCTAGGATGCGATGTACCAAAGAACTGTCCTGTACAACGTCGTACAGACATTCAATGTAATGGATGTGAAGAGAACCAACCAAATGATGATATAGCCTGCAGCACTTGTAAAAAGGAGGAAAGAAAAAAGTGGGAATATCAAAGGACATATTCCGGAGAGAAGAAGAAATCAACCTACGGTTCATATTCCGGGGAGAAGAAGAAATCAACCTATGGTTCACATTATATACGTTCTTTCAGAGGCTAAACGTAAAAGGAAAAATATGCTGAACCACTGTCATGTTTCAATAGAAAaagcaaaatattgaaaataaatatcagCAAATATTCTTTAGTTATCCTTATAATATAGACAACTTTCGATTTCGTGCAATTTCCATTGAAATTTCCCATGCTTATGTTCTAACGTTATAAATGACCTCGTGTATGTCAATTGACACCGCGTCTACCGGTGTAATGATACTTTGCTATTGGGAATTGATTTCACTTTTACTATGCATAGGCTTTACTCTTTTTGAATTTGGAATTATGCCTAAAAGGAGGCAAAActgtttttgaacaataaaatctTTGCTTTACAATCCAAATATTGCAGTAGATAGACGTTTAATCGTTCGTATCATCTAGTATAGgttaattttcaataaacaatgacattcaaatgggaaccaattgtgcccctcttgtttctttattattatgagactaATTTCATACAGAAACATCTCATGTTTAACGCATCTATCACATCGAACTAAAGATAAATGATACAACATATACTGTTAAATCTTCTTCATAACTTGATTTATATAGAAaaattgataatgagggtcggttgaaaacaaaactttacgacaaaagagatgatttcagctttccaattgtgaccTTTCCTTTTCTACGTTACAATATTGCATACATAGTATATATATTCTCTAGATTATACGATATTTCTGGGCTTGTTTTCCTATTATAATGTCCTTTATATAGGATTAatgctcacaatgaagctatcAAAATAATAGTTCCAGATAATGATGTTGAAATCGTAAATTTTAAGGGCACCATTGCGAGTGGGTTAAGCGTTATGGAATATTAGTTTCCAGATAATAGCGAACATGTTCATagtgtcgtaactataatcccgtCCCTTTTTTCACAAATGTGGCCACATAATTAAACTTATAACCGGGTTTTTACTAATATGAGCAACttgacggatgccacatgtgaaaCCGAATCTCTTGGCCCTATCAGGCTACTTGAGATCACCCCAGCTGTTGGTGAgcttcgtgttgcttagtctttagtgttcAGTGTTGTGTgttgtacaattgtttgtctttttgtcttattCTATTTTAGctatgacattgtcagtttattttagactaTAAGAacgaatgtccctctggtatatttcaccTTTTTCTCATAGTTCCATTGATCAATGTTTTGACTCTTTTGTCGGCCTTTGACGTATTACAAGGATCATGTTTCGATTGACCTTTAGCAGGACCGTTCAGACTTAAAATAAGAGACAACAATAGAGGGATAAACATCTttgctatatcgcggcgagagctgtTTCGTATATTTCATGGAAAAATGATAATCATGTGATgcacaaatatttgaaagtaaatagAAGTTTTTTGTCGATAGCCAAAATTGTtcgaaaaacattcaaaaatttatcaaacactGTGTTAAATTCACTGTCATGTATATATGCACTATACAATTATATTGAATCCTTGGAATCCACGAAAGGTTATGTTAAAaaaaaggttaagttttggttgATGATTTAAGCAGTTTCTCACGGGTTTATTGATGTGACAATTAGTCCGATGCACCCAAAAACGTTACACAATAACTCCTTTTATTCCGTTTGTGAGTTTTTAATAATCATcagaaaaataagtttttttcttattatatgtGCATAAAAGATAATGGTTAAAAACCGACGAAACCGCAATTACCAAAGGACATGCTTAACAGAAAGACATTCAGATGTATAACAAACAGTCTACAACAATATCTTCTTATGATGGTTTCTGCCTTTCGGATCTATAATAGTTGCTTATAATCCTCGTTTTTGCAGGGTTTGTGCTGCCAAGTGttttgttttctgtgttgtgttttatactattgttgcctttttgtcaattttccgtttttgccatggcattgtctttatttgtttttaccagAATTTGAAtgtgaaatttaataaaacaGCGCCCAAAAGCCGCAAAATTTTTATAAGCCGTTTGGTGGTCAACAAATAAACAGTATCAAGAAAAGTTGGTTGCGATGCAACATGTCAGCATATCATTGTTCCGAAGTACTGGTGACAATGGCAGATCTGCAGTCAACCATGgattttcaaaatgataaaactTGGACAAACTAACGAGATTCTTCACTTGGGAAGGAGATATGACCATGTGAGAAGGTTAAACTATTTTTTAGCACAATCTTAGACTGAACCCAAGACCTTTTAAGATACCATTAAGGTTATAAGATTGGATTGAATGTcatagtaaaatatatataaaaccgAGTTCAGACTAAATTATTGATGAAAAACAGATGTCATTGAACGTAaattattcaatctagaattaatattttacaaaattatatgcCTGACATGattttaaactatgtattgaggTTGTAGTTTATTGTATGAGGTAAATTTAACTGTTTTACTTATGAGCCATCAGATAAATCCCTGGGTGAACTGTATAcatgattggttttttttcaggaaTAATAAGTGAACATGTAGGatctttttaaatttgaaactaACAATATTAGAATCCTTGATTTCttgacatatttgttacgtttaaaGAACTTGTGTTTCTCCATACGTCGGCATTCTCAAGGGAACCATCTGTGCCTCTCGTATAACCGACATGTATCTTTATTCATACGAagttgacttcatacaggaaaGTAATTGGAATGAAAGAATagaagttagcagtatcctttaaccTTAATTTCCACTATAAAGATGATATTCTTACTAAATAAAATTAAGTTTGGTGACTATGTATGCATTAGTACTATTGTCATTGGCCTAATAATATCAAactatgaaatttactaaaagCTTCTAGTAAGTCTCTCACGATcaaattatgtaattatgtaaaagCTGCATGGAATATTCGATCTCATATAGTCTCATAACTTAATTTATATGTCATTGTATTTTACTATTGTTCTCTGTTGtctattcatgttttatattatgtaatatatgttcTTAATTTTGCCAAAGCATGTCTATGCtttgcaataaagattcattcattcattcattcattaataACCGCGAAcctgagataaaggatacaaccgataagttaagtctgtctcatatcttgaattccatctagaaactgacaatacaggtcggttgaaaacaaaactttacgatacTATTAGTTGCACAGTGTACAATTGTCtgatacgagaatttatcgggtcaataaaattcatatcgggtgaggcgaagccaaataccagccaatcaaattgcgagaaattactctaaattagaatacaaaataatgccagcttcccaattgtgaactttttattTCTATGTATTAACATTTCAGCAGCTAACATGAACTGACATGAGCAAAATGAAGGGTGCAACATATAgagcaggatcagcttaccctACCAGAGCACCTTATATTATCCCCcctttttgatggggttcatgttgcttagtctataTTTTCTTTTTGTGTTGTGTGTACTGTTGTTAGCctgttatttttgtctttttagccattgcgttgtcagtttattatcgacttttgagtttgaatacAACTTCGGTATCTTTCGACTATCTTTAAAGTGTAATGCTTATATTTTCCACAAAGACATCCCTTTTCTATTTTGAGTCACAATAAAGGAAAATGGGGATCTCGTTGTAGCATGCTAACTATGAGTGCGGGAGGTCGTTAGTCAGATCTCCGATCAGGTCAATCGAAAGACTTGAAAATTGGGATTTGGTGCTTCTCCGTTCAGAACGCAGCATTAAAGAGTAAAAGAAAGACTTGACGGTTCGAAATTAGAACAAAGAGCGCGGGAAGGGTGACAATTGACAATTACGTTACAATTTGACTCAGATTTGTACAAGCAAGGCTTATATCAAAACATGCGTTAAATTTGCTGCTTGTCATTTGGTCTAAAAAAAGGCTTTGGATTGCTAGTATTAAGTTCTTGTTCTAGTATAAATGTtctaaatgaaaaagaaaaaaataccaccatgttttgaaataaaacgAAAGGGTAAAACGCAATAAATGTCTCaatcatattaaataaacaataaaaaaaatagtggaTCTTCAGATTTATTTAAGCTATTAACCTAGTAAGAGAAGACGGTTCAAAAATCCAGATAAAAACATGTTGACAttaatatgttattttgaataaaaagaaattatcTAATTAAGAGATgttcatatataaaaattaatcTACAAATCATTTACTCaggatttcagatttttttttgtattaatgatGATCCTCCCAATCTTttgcatatttgtttattttatgaaagaGAAAAACTTTCAAGAGTAAAACGAATCAATAAATGTAGATCCTCGAACAATTCAAGATCACCTAAATTGTCAGTCAGCTATTTTTAAGAACTTAGTATTTGTTTTAatacactttaaaaaaatcttttttgtgatagagcaggtgcgattttttgaatgaatttgaatattattgtctaaagaaatgcactacgaaataactgtgttcttgTGTCATTTTCCTGTTACTGTTTGGAAATCGGTATTCTTATTTTAAATTCGAATTTTAATTGATATCATAGTTAAGTCCTATCTCGTTTTCTTTCGTAAAGGTAATTAACTTCCACAATGATAATTTTTAGATCTggcttttattcatgaaaaagaGATGCGAATGAGTCCAAATGGTCAGTTTTTGATATTGTGTTTTGTAACCAAACTGTCATCTATTGGTCGTATTTGGTATCttcgtttctttcttttttggtCCTGTTTGATATTTGGTAAATTGTATAAGCATTAGTATATTTAAACGCAAAATTAAAATGCAAAGATGATAATCCTCTCAACACTTGAATGTAATTGTATTCATGTATCCTTCATGATTGAATAATGAGTACATGTATAGACCTTAAAAGGATTTTTTGGGGTTAAACTGACCCTTACCTTCTTTTCCAATCACAAAATGAAGCCCTAAACGAGTGAATCAAaggaaaaatatcaatatttgtcCACTTTTGCACTTTATAAAAGATCCAGCAGTTTgcatttataaattcaaatattgaaCGATTATAACCGAATGTTGCCGACATGCTGATCTTTTATTTGTTAACTACTTTACACAAGTTCACTGTATGGTTTGATTTTTTGTGGAACAAAAGTATATGTTGAAGGGAAAAGGAAGATCCCAGAATTGCAACTATGAAAAAAAAAGCAGATAAAGAACAGATCACAAATCTggcaaacgaaaaaaaaaaaaaaaatatgagaaataTTAAACTGGAAACAAATCTTGCACAACAAATCAAATTATAATCCGGTGAAGAGTTGTGTGCTTAGAAACTACAATAAACCCCCACTTTTGTAACTACGTGTGCTCTTCCGGTCTTGTTGATCAACGAATGTATTCAAACTCTCAATCCATTCCTTGTCGCCTCTGAGGGTGATTTTATCAACATCAACAAAATCAGTTTTGATATTAGATATTAGcttcgttttgttttatttactaaATCGGCATTCCAATCtcatttaattactttttttaaattaacatgtataattatgtaacaaataaatgaatatatcaaCTGATTTGATTGTTCAATGCATATTTCACATGTAATATATGAAATATGATATTCGTAAGGTATCAACACACGTTATAATATAATTTTGCAGATATATATACGtcaaacacgcgaagcaatgaatttggttgttaaatttgatagatactttttgtgcttctttgataaatatttatttgttttgagaCTGTGACACAgtaatgactgctgtacccctattttcacaattttacctacaatgtctgtttt
It includes:
- the LOC139512230 gene encoding uncharacterized protein — encoded protein: MLLRTAIVLLFSVLVCYKQVNCMCSWPCNWQERTFYNEAADVDLLVPNAYQLKIAPATVIECLIREGPFIVNRRGANKDFYRCIKINDVCKNSFVVIETPLIRQDFPPNLCDICTPGNLTSKPQVWVAKENTYLGCDVPKNCPVQRRTDIQCNGCEENQPNDDIACSTCKKEERKKWEYQRTYSGEKKKSTYGSYSGEKKKSTYGSHYIRSFRG